One Zingiber officinale cultivar Zhangliang chromosome 10B, Zo_v1.1, whole genome shotgun sequence genomic window, AAAAATCAACCCAAATTATAGCCTTATAAAGAGGATTTCAAGGAGGATTCTCGATGCCGATTCTTGAGGAGTTACAGATAAAGTGTTACTTCATTGCCAACTATCAAGAGGTTAACCAAAGCAACAAGTAAACATCCAAAGTAAAGATCTCATATATAAAGTTTGTTTAATTTACTTTCATTTGCTTGTGTCTCAACCttgtaagagatttctccgcCTCCGGAAGGTTTCCGAGGAGGAAGTTCTTAATGGAAGCTATgaatgaggagtagatctttggattagtcacctcaaatagatagataccaagtaaaatcaaggtATATTGCAAGTATATATGAAGTCGAGTTTGAATCAAGATATCCACTGCATGCGCATTCAAATGACGACAACGACGAGAAGAAATCAAAGCTATTCACCTCTCATCTAACTCGCATGCTTCCTAACATTGTTCCTCTTGGAAGAATAAATAAAGCACAATCTACGTCAACATAAGTACTAAAGACACAATCTACGTCAACATAAGTACTAAAGACACGTTATATAATTGCTAATATTTAGGTTTAGCATAGCCATCATGTTATATTTCTCATTACAATTAGTGATGCGGTGCAAGGTGACGATAGTGCTCATGTGCAGGACCAGTTAATAAAGAGGTCAGGTTACGTGGTCAGAATTGAACTTGATTAACATAGACTCCGCGTGACTAATCGATCGGACTCACTGACTTACCGAACCAATCAGACTCACTGACTTATTGAGTTGACCTCTTGACTTCCTGAGTGATCTGACATGCTGAGCTCAATCAGTAGAAGTCCCTCTGAACTTTCTGAGTAGTCTGATCTTCCAAGTCGACTCGATCAGTTGAGCCGTCAATCTCCTGACTTCCCGATCTGTCGACCTACTATATGCCGAGGTAGATGAGGGTCATGATCCCCACTCGCCCATGATCTCTTGCCCACTTCTCTCATGATTTCCTCCCGACTTCTCCATGATCTCTAGGATATCTCACACTTATAAAAGGCCATGTACAAGCTCCGCCAAGGGGGCTCTCTCTGTCACTTTACCTCTCTTATTTGCTTTGTCTCTTTTTATTAAAACACCATGTTGATTTAGCTTGTTACTCTTCGGAAGAATTACCACAATAGGAGAAGAAATCCACGAGAAGGCTTTAATATCATCACCCTTTGCGCTAGTTGGGTGGATTGCTACCACTACGCCATTGTGGTGAAATTGTCGGACAGGACCGTTAGATATAGAATGCAATATCAAAATCAATCATGTTTGTTTCATTAATAGATATGTAAAATTGGCATTCTTCATCTAGTATGCATGCAATACTTAAGTCTAGTGACCAAATGACTCAAAGTAAGTCTCGATCAAGTAGGGGCTAGCACTTAACTATTCCGCCGGCGGCAGATCCCCGCAGTCATAGCCTCGGATGGCCGCCACGATCCTTGGATGAACGTACTGATAGTATACCGTTTGCCTAAACCACTTGGCCACCGGCCGCCACAATCCGTTGGAGCCGCCTTGCTGCACCCACCCGGACAGATACGCCGCCGCCACGATTCCAGCGACTCGCCATCGACGCTCCCGGGCGTAGTTCTCCAATCCAGCCTCCAGCAACGGCGCCCGCGCGAGGCACCGCCCCAGCACGACGGCGTCCTCCAGCGCGGCGCACCCACCCTGCCCGATCTCGGGTGTCATGGGATGCATAGCATCGCCTGCGACCGTCACACACCCCTTCTGTGTCCGCTGCAGGAGGAGGTCCCACGGGACCCGGAGCAGCAGCGGCGCCCAGCTCACGGTGCTCGCGTCCGCGTGTTCAAGGGCACATCGCAACTCCGGCGGGAAGTCTTCGGTCAAGTGCCGTTGCACTTCTTCCATGATGAGCTCCGGCGTTGCTCTGGCCATCTCTTTATCTGCATTTAATTAGCAATGTAAAGACGCTATCAACTTTGAAACCGGAGACTAATTGCGGAAAATTGGGAAATAAAACTAGAGAAAACAGAGACTTGCCTGTGTCATCGGAGGCGCGGGTGATGAACCAGTAAAGCTCCTTGTTGTTAAGAGGAACCACCCCTCCTCTTTTTCCATCACCGAGGAACTGCAAGACTTCATTCTTGAGCCCGTGGCCCTCGGGGAACACCGCGAGTCCCCGAATGGCGGAGCGACCGGAGTCAACAGCCGGCGAGAGGCCCAACCACCGCGCCACGACCGAGTGAACGCCATCGCATCCAATGAGCACTTTGGCTTTGATAACGGAACCGTCGTCCAAGTGCACGGTAGTGGTCGGCGACGAACCCTGTTCTTGGTCGATGGAGACTATCCTGGAAGAGAACCTTATGTTGTCCGGTGGCAGTTCCTCGGCCAGTGCCTGTAACAGGGCCTTCCTGTGTACTGACCTTGTTCCTGTGTCACCTCTGTCGCAAGAAACAGCAAAAAATGTTATGAAATGATACTTTAACGATCTCAAAAAATCATGATTTATATATATGAATTACCTCTCTGTCTTGTTAAAGGGTACCACTTTAGTCGATCCACTTGAAAGATCTGTAACTCGTGCTCTAAAAACGCAAACAGGAATCCATtagaaaattaatcaaaattgagGAATGATGGGGAGAAAGAAAGTATCGATACGTGTTGACGGCGGGGTAGAGGGGAATGAGCTTGTGAGCAACACGGAGGGCTTCGAGAGCGCGCCAAGCGTTGGGGAACAAAGTCAAGGCGGCACCGGCGGCTCGGAGCTCGGGTGATCGCTCAAGCACCAAACTCGGCAATCCTACAATCTTCAGGGCCACCGCCGTCGCCAGCCCGGCGATGCCGGCGCCGACGATAACCACCTCATGTTCATGGTACTTCTCCATTCTCTCTTAATTGACAAGAAAAGAAATCAAGGAAAGATCAATGATTCTTTCTTTCATGACAGAAATATAATAAATGAAGAGATAATTGGAAACTTGGGGACGACGTTTGCGATAAGCAAAGAGGCCTTCCTGTGAGTGTGCTTAATTTGACCAGACTTTCAGCTCATACACTTGAGGACCACGATAGACCAAAGCACATCTCCCTATCAACAGAGAGGGGACATGACATTGAAATTATTCCATAAATAATCATCCACACTTAGTTGAAGATTCAACATTGAAGAATCAAATAGGCTTATAAAAAGCCCCATAGTTGACTAAACTAGAACCCGTTAGAGCTAGGGACTCCTGTACAATTTCAATATAAAAACTTCTGCCGACAtagatcaataataataataataataataacaaatcaAGTCGATCTATCCTAATACAAGTTATGATGAGTGGACTCGAAAAAAAACATGATAGTAGAAGTCAAGATGATGGAGcgatcaaagtcaagatgatgtggtaGTCTTATTGGAAAAAGAGTAATATCCCCTCATCTAGTCTGGATTAGTCGTCTAGTGTTAAGGTTCTTAGGTTTAACCAGACTGAGTTTTAATCCGGCCAAGGAGAGACGGTCAATCCTTAAGCCGAGCGAATCAGAGAATTTGGCGTCTCAAGGTCGGCCAGATTTTAAGGCGACCATGAGCGAGGTCGGCCGACCTTAAGGGTCGACCGGAACGATTGAATCACTCCACATCAAACCAATTACTGGGGGATAGTAGGTAGGTAAACTCATCCAGTTATAAAGTTAGACAGACTTATATGTTCCGGCCGTATAAAAACTCGGGCAGGACAAATACAGCCTAGCCTGATATATTGATCAAGTCTCTCAAAACGGAGCAAACCTTCTCTAGATAACTTATCATACACTCGGTCAAATAAAGGGGCGAACGAGCATATGACACATATTATTATCGCCTGAATGGAattctagcataacatatattattattaaaggGATTTTTCGGGAGCATGATGCACTCTACTATTCTCTAACGAGTATCTTAATGTTGTGCAAGAACGTGGTTGAGCAGCTTAATATGATGTATAGTAGTGGAATATACAGAATGCAACTGAACAACTCAATAAAAGCGACTGGCTTAAAGACTGGTCAGATTATATTCAACCAACAATATCATCTTAATAGGTCGACTGACTTAAAGACTGGCCATATTATATTCAACCAACAATATCATCTTAATAGGGCGACCGACTtaaagaccgatcagattatatTCAGCCAACAATATCATCTTAACAGGACGGTCGACTTAAGAACTGACCAGATTATATTCAGCCAATAGCATCATCCTAATAAGGCGACTGATTTAAGGACCGGCCGGATTGTATTCAGTTGACAACATCATCTCAACAGGGTGGTAGACTTAATGATTGGTTGAATTATGCTTACCAAACAATATCCTGATAACTTGTCATAATAACAACTttgtgtcagagaatattcttctggaaACTTCTCCAGGGACCATCATGTCTCCCATTAGCAGATTAATAATAACAGTATATTTCTTCGACAACCTCGGTAATAACAGAAGCTATAAACGACAAAGGGGGTATACATATGGGTAAAATAAAACGATTCCTCAAACGATTATGATGAACTGCTTAAcaaattttgatatatttttgtCACCTCATGATTATGGAGGTTATGTAAGGTGATATATAAAAAGGGAGTTTTTTCTTTGTGACGAAGGTATACTTACTAACATCTGTAACTCTACTCTCACGCATACATTCTAATTGTTCTTCATCCACTTGTTTGGAcggtaactgacttgagcgtcgaagggctttCACCAGGGACTCCCTTTGATTTCTTGGGACTATGCGCAGAATTGGTAAAGAAGCTTCTGTGAAGAGAAAAAGATCTtctattaatcaattaatcatcaCCATATCCAACCCATCATCTTCGAAAGTCTCAGACAAGATCATGTCCCATTTAAAATAAGATCACTATCACTTACAGCTCACAATGATAAATAATCATTGAATTTCTTGGACATGGCATATACAGTGAATACTTCCATATCTCATTAAAACTCAAACTGGTATCAGAGACTTCGAGCAAAACTTTTGCATCTCATGTGGAATCTACTTACTACTACAGTTCCTACTTGATGCAATAAGTATTGAGTTCAAACCATTATGTTTTTGGACGGCATAGATCCAGCTTCAGTCTTCAGATGTGGAACACAAAGTGCATCATCTTGTGAGAACTTCTAAAGAGGCAGAGGCTGTTGAAAGCTATACATGTCTCACCGCAAATCAACATATCCTCTCATGGCACATGCAGCAGCGTTCTAACGAAGGATATGCATCCGTAAGACAGGAGGAAGTACTCTAAAAGGTGATGCATATCAGGATAGTTAATTATACAAAAAATATTGTTGAGATAATGAGGTAAAGTGTAGAAGCATTGAGAGTAATAGCTGGCTTTTTATTGGTTCTGTGAGTAAAGTTTATTTCATTCCTTTATATTCCTTATTTCTGTGAGAAAAGTAGCTATATATAAATGTTAGGTTTAAATAGGTTTTTTAGGGAAGACAAGACGTAAGCTAATTAAACAAGTAGTTTACACAATCATGAATTCCTACAAAGAAAATCAAAAAATTCCTCCTGAAGGTTACTTACCCTAAGAAGATCCTTGGGCTTGTTCATTGCTTGAATTTGAGTTTCCATGGAAATTGTAAAAAATAATGCAAAAAATTTTGGTGCGCTCCTCCTCGGTGAAATGTTTGACATAATTTACACAATCATGCTTAATAGTATGGAGATAATTTTTGGGTAGCGCAAAAGTATACTATAGATTGTTAATAACTTTGTAGAACATTTAAACATGAATAGAGAATTAGACCGTCACTCCCGTAGGATAATTCTTGCATTAGATGTAATATATTCAGTGATAATATAATAAAAGAGACCTAAAAATCATATAAATATGATAACTGATAAATTTATCAAAttcatttatttatatatatttttttatacaacGAAAGTTGTACATATAAAATAACAGATGAAACATAATAGAAATACAATGAAAGAAAAATCAAGCTAAATTAATAATTAGTAAGTCGAGATCTTTGTGAATAACTTATGTAAAAACTGCAACTATAATATTAAAAGAGTCTATGGTTACAAAAATTGAGATCAAAGAAAGCAGACAATAGTCACAAATTGCTAAGTAGATAATCAAAAAAAGATAAGTAATCATATTTAAGAGAACAGGGTAAAAAAAGTAGATTACAATATTGATCCTGTCCTAAAATCATGGAGATGATTAATTGGGAAAGTGGTTTTAGTGTTAACTACATCTAGACTTCGCTCCGCTCAACATAAAAAACATCAATATCGGACCAAGGTGAATAGTGAATAAAGTGGAGGAACAATAAGCGCAAgtgtgaatagtgaataacgcaTATCACCGTCGATGCATGGACTTCCCTTTATATAGTGCCCCAACTTGGGACGCGCACGCTATTCGAGGCATGGACACATTCTTCAAATTGTCTCATAAAAGGACTTGTCAAGAAAGTATCTCTGATACCATACTTTAACAGGGCATGCAAATCTCTGACAAGACAGTAAAAGTTTTCGTCGTATGATTCGCCTGTTGACCATGTCTCGTTGTCAGTGGcattatctcccaaaaggattTCAAAAGATATGAGAGGGGTCTCGCTATTTGACCGAGCGAGGGACTCGCTCGGCCATGGATCCCCAGCCAGTCGACCTCTAATGTTTTCCTGTAATGACTCGGTTCGGTAGATTGTTTCTACCTGACTGGACTAACGCTTCGGTCGTCCCAACGTTTCTTTGCTCCATGATGAGCGCTTGATGATCTTGGATATACAGGCGTTCTGCTAGGACCGGCCCTTTGCTGGTCAGCCGTTTCACGCTTGATCGACCACTGCAGTAGAGCTCTGATCAACCCCCTTTTGGTGAGCTCGTTGGTTCCCTAACattgacctccttgactttgacatcCACGTTGGCGGCTATCTCCGTCATTTGACCCGCACTTGGTGGTCCCcgctttatcaccgcatcacaagccttttcctcaagtttagtcgaaggaggctgcaagtccaacCGACTGGACAAGTAGCATCTTTGTGACCTTCACGCCCAATCAAACCTTTTCTGTTCTTGAGCTCCTGATTAAATTACATAATCTTCGCTGTTTTGCTTCATTTTGCTGACCTGGGTGTGTAGCTACCACTCGAATCCTACTTCATAAGCCTGTGGGTGGATCGACCGCTCGATTATCACATAGTCAGATATCTGTGCCGATCAGAATGGTTGATGACAACACTTAGCGAATTTTCCATTTCTTCTTCACTTTCTCAACTGAGCTCCCTTTGCTAGCGATTGACGTCATCTAAATTTCTAGAAGACTATGTAAATCTTTGATCATTATGACTGAGCACACCCTCATGTCTTTTAATTAAGCCCTATTAATGCTTCCAATTGCTGGTTGCCACGTTCCCCACGCTCTACCGCCGCACGCTCGACGTGATAGGCGGATATTTGCCGCTGATGTGATACACGTCTTTTCAAATTCCACGGCTAGATCTCATCCTCATTTTTTGTAACCCTTGATCGAATGGCTTGGAGCAATCACTCGCTAGGATTTATAAGTCGTGATTTACTCGCCGTCGCCTTCATCTGTCCTCGCGTTTTCCGTCTCGAGCACATTATGTgaagcttcttctcctcctcatcttcTTCGGCAATCTTTCTCAGTAACTTCTCTATCTCCGCTAGGATAATCTGATTCTGCTCTgagctgaagtccctttttcgcTGGTTCACCGGTCGAGTGTCCGGTCGGATGTGAAGCTTGTGTTGAGCTACGCTTGGCGAGATGCCCGGGAACTCGTGTGTCAaccaggcgaacacatcatgGTTTCGCCTAAGGCAGGTGACAACTCTGCCTTCTTGCTCTCTATCAGGTTGGCGACGACAAATGTAGTGGCTTCCGACCGATTcagatggatctgaacctcctccttttcctcagAGATCAGCGCAAGAGGTTCTTCCATGATGACATTTACTTCCAAGGGCAGGATCTTCCGTGCGGCCCTTACTTCGGATTTGATCATCTCAACGTAGCACCGTCGAGCGGCCAACCGGTAGCCTTTAACTTCGCCACCTCGTTGTCCACtagaaacttgatcttctagcagaaAGTGGACGCTACCGCTTGGAACTCATTAAGGGCCAGTCGATCCAATATGACATTGTATGCGGACGacgcatccaccacaatgaagtttatGGTCCTTATCCTCTTGAGCAGCTCCTCTCCAAGCGATATGACCAGCTGAGCCTGGCCGATCGGTAATACTTTGTTGCTTGTAAACCCATAGAGCGGGGTCATCATAGGCTGCAGTTCACTCcattcaatttgtagttgatcaaacgccttcttgaagattataTTCATCGAGCTGCCTATATCAACAAAAGTTTGGTGAATGGTATagttgtaaaataccagaaataggcgaatattaataaggaaatttttcagaatttttggatatttttcggaaattttccggagctcgtacagatgagttaacggggataaaaacggggcccggaaaagcctgtttaggttatcatgttttaatgaggaaaagttttattttcttttcctttttcttttctttttctttttctttattttctctccttACTCGTGCTGTGCTCTCACCCGCGTGCCCGAGCCCTCGCCGCGCGCccgactcctccgagccctaaccgtcggagccctaaccgccggccgtgGCGGTTTTTCCTCCCTCCCTCGTGCTTAAGCGGAGAAGCCGACGCCTCCTCTGCCTCCCGATACTTCTCTTCtcttgtgccctagcgagccgTGAGCCACCACCGCCGCTCCTTCCCGCGAGCCCTCTCTGCCGCGTCTCGGCACAGCGCCGACGCTCTCCCTTTTGCCCTCTGTGCTGCTAGAGCCGACATCACCGAAGGACCTCACTGTGCCATTGTCCC contains:
- the LOC122030485 gene encoding monooxygenase 2-like; this translates as MEKYHEHEVVIVGAGIAGLATAVALKIVGLPSLVLERSPELRAAGAALTLFPNAWRALEALRVAHKLIPLYPAVNTARVTDLSSGSTKVVPFNKTERGDTGTRSVHRKALLQALAEELPPDNIRFSSRIVSIDQEQGSSPTTTVHLDDGSVIKAKVLIGCDGVHSVVARWLGLSPAVDSGRSAIRGLAVFPEGHGLKNEVLQFLGDGKRGGVVPLNNKELYWFITRASDDTDKEMARATPELIMEEVQRHLTEDFPPELRCALEHADASTVSWAPLLLRVPWDLLLQRTQKGCVTVAGDAMHPMTPEIGQGGCAALEDAVVLGRCLARAPLLEAGLENYARERRWRVAGIVAAAYLSGWVQQGGSNGLWRPVAKWFRQTVYYQYVHPRIVAAIRGYDCGDLPPAE